The sequence ATGGgacacagtcagtcagcaatGATAAGATACAGTTTCATCATCAACAGCTTAATCTATACTTGTAACAACAACACTGTTTAAACCAGGATTCCTAAACGTTTTCATGTGGAGGACCCTGACATGAATATGCTTTacaccacagacccccatttggtAGTTTTTGTGCTAAGGATCCTCACCTGACAAGATGTATGTAGTTAGTCATGATTCAGAGTATAGAactgaatatactgtaggtgtggAGGGGACAGTGAAgcctatgatcaaaacagtcatccaTATGCATGTGCTGACGACTAGGGATCTAAATAAGGAAATGAACGACCCCGGTCTAGCAACCACTGGTTTACCAACATTGATTACACAACACTGAGGTTTGTTTGACTCACTGTACACACTCCACTGCTCTTCCTTTCTGCATGTATTCAGTTATGCATCTTATTAACTGGTCGTTTTCATCCAGCAGCTAGGGTAGAAAAAAAACGAGAAAAGGAAGAGCGAATTTAAACTTGTCTGATATGCTGTAATGTTTTTGGCATTAACAATTCACTGTGCGACACACACAAATGGTTATCACGATATACatagctaataataataacaataataactaGAATTATTAATAGCTAGAGTTATTATTAGTTAGCATGCACAAAGCTTAGCTCAGTGTTAACAGacaatgaatggatgaatacaTTGGTAACAGATAACGTTACGGCTACTGTTTGTGGCCAAGtggttagctaacgttagctagtggGCTAACTCACAACATGAGTTATTGAAAGGCTATGGGTGAGCTAAGTTAGTTGGCCTGTTTGCTAGATGCCCTTAACTGGTTACCTACCCTCTGTACTGTTTCTTGGTTGATTTTCGCCTTTCCCCGTAGTCTCTTTGGCACAAAAGCAACTGACATTTTAGCTGACTAGTACAGGTTTTTCGCTTGCTAGcccttctgcttcttctttgtttctgtttttttgggcGGGTGATAGCAGTTACGGCGCATTACCGCCACCTGCTGAACTGCAGTGTGAGCTGGAGTCGAGGAGGCACTAATCTCGTCATGTAACCTCCGGCTCAAACGCAACGCGAGATTACTCCCTCTCATCCACTGTCTCCATCTCCTGGCAAAAATCACACCGTCTTGTAATGTGTTTCCCCATAATGCGTGATGTTTTATTCAAACCACGGTGTCCTGTTCGTAATATATAGCCTTCTGTCTCGCCCTGTTCGCTCTCCCCTGCCAAGTCTCCT is a genomic window of Centroberyx gerrardi isolate f3 chromosome 1, fCenGer3.hap1.cur.20231027, whole genome shotgun sequence containing:
- the ss18l2 gene encoding SS18-like protein 2, whose product is MSVAFVPKRLRGKAKINQETVQRLLDENDQLIRCITEYMQKGRAVECVQYQQILHRNIVYLATIADASPDIMPPSSNPTAAEAPVSTTAVNGHEGTQ